Below is a genomic region from Homo sapiens chromosome X, GRCh38.p14 Primary Assembly.
CCTCAGCTGGGGTGCGGAGGCTCAGCCTGGGGGCCCAGTTGCCCCTGGTCCCCAAGCAGCAGccccctctgcctccagggtggGCCTGGAGCAGGAGGGGGGCCTCTGCCCGGGGGCCGGGCTCTCTGGGGCCGCCGTCGCGCCGCCCCCTCCCCGCACCGCATACCTTGCCCACAGCCGAGCAGCTGGGAGGCTATTTATAAAGGCGGGTGAGATCAGCGGCCGGCCAAGGCTATAAATTCGCAGGCCGCGGCCGGGCCCCACAGGAGCAGCCGCCCGGGGCACCGGAGCTGCGGGCTGCGTGGCCGGGATGAGCGCCAGCACGGGCGGTGGTGGGGacagcggcggcagcggcggcagtAGCAGCAGGTAGGGCTCGGCTGGGGCACCCGGAGCCCCTGGCGTCTCTCATGCCCACTGCCACTCACCCCACCCGCAGCTCACAGGCCTCCTGCGGGCCCGAGTCCTCGGGCTCCGAACTAGCCCTGGCCACACCGGTGCCTCAGATGCTGCAGGGCCTTCTGGGCTCCGACGACGAGGAACAGGAAGACCCCAAAGACTACTGCAAGGGTGAGACTTGGCCTTGGGGACATGCGGCCTCACGGCCACTGCAGGGACCCAGGGCAGTCCTGGGCCCACATGGGCCAGATGGTCAATGGGGCCGAGGTGTTCGGGGGCCCAGGGGAGTGAGAACCCCCTCCACCCCAATCTACATCTCCCCTGGGCAGGCGGCTACCACCCTGTGAAGATCGGCGACGTGTTCAATGGGCGGTACCACGTGGTGCGCAAACTGGGCTGGGGCCACTTCTCCACCGTCTGGCTCTGCTGGGACATCCAGTGAGTGCCTCCTTCGCCTCCGGGGCCCAGCACTGGCTGGGATCCTGTCCCTGGGCTTGCTTGGGGCCACCCTGATCCCCGCCGTGGGTCCTGCCAGGGCCACAGCCTACAAGGGTCTCGGTATTGCAGGCGCAAGCGCTTTGTGGCCCTCAAAGTGGTGAAGAGTGCGGGGCATTACACGGAGACAGCTGTGGATGAGATCAAGCTCCTGAAATGTGTGAGGCACCTCCCTACCCCACTCCCAGCTCCCCTGGAGCTGCCTGGGGCCTGGCAATGCGGGTGCAAGGCCTGCCGGGGCTCTGTGGGGCAGGGCGGGGCTCCCTGAGGGGCAGCCTCCAGCTGGCTGTGCCCAAGGGGGAGGATCTGGAGGAACAGGCGAGGGACAGGAGGGGTTGGCGGCCTTTCTTCCAGCAGGGCCCAGCTGGAGCAGGAGAAGGGTACACTGAAGGGAGCTGTGGGCTTCAGGGCAGGGTGGAACCATCTGTGGCCCCTTGGCTTTTGCTCCAGGTCCGGGACAGCGACCCCAGTGACCCCAAAAGAGAGACCATTGTCCAGCTCATTGATGACTTCAGGATCTCAGGAGTCAATGGAGTCCGTATCCTTTGCAGGAAGAGCAAAGCAGTGTGGCAGCCAAGGGCCGGCAAATGGGGGGGCCCTCGCTGCTAGAGCCTGTCTGCAGACCCGCACAATGGGCTTGCATCCCTCCCAGTAACGGGAGCCTCTGGCACGACCCCGCCCCCAGGTAACTGTGTTTACGTGGAGGCAGTAACAAGCTAGCGTTGATTGTCCATGGACGTTGCTATTATCCCCAAACGGCAGGTGCTGTCTCTGTGGCACTGCCTTCCCTTTGGGGGACTGCCAAGAGGCCCTATGGCATAACTAGCATGGGAGTGGGCTGGCCCGAGAGGCCTCTGTGCCTGCTCCTCCAGCGCCACCTCTAGGATGACCACAAAATGCACCATCCCAACTGGCATACCTGTTGAGACTGACAGGGACACTATCGATGATGACACCAGCATAATGGTGACCAGGACTGCCCAGGGGAGGCcctgcctccccacctccacaCGGCCCAAGCCTTGCTGCTCCCCTAGCTGAGGGTGGGTGGGGCCTGTGCCGCAGCTGGTGTCCACTGGCCGCCCTTCACTCCCAGCCCAGATGTGTGCATGGTGCTGGAGGTGCTGGGCCACCAGCTCCTCAAATGGATCATCAAGTCCAACTACCAGGGCCTGCCCGTGCCCTGCGTGAAGAGCATCGTGAGGCAGGTGAGTGCCACCCACTGggctgcccagcctggcctgggcgGGAGTTGGAGGAGGTCAGGTGCGACTCTCTGCAGGTGCTGCACGGCCTGGACTACCTCCACACCAAGTGCAAGATCATCCACACGGACATCAAGCCCGAGAACATCTTGCTGTGTGTGGGGGACGCTTACATCAGGCGCCTGGCTGCCGAGGCCACGGAGTGGCAACAGGCAGGGGCGCCGCCCCCCTCCCGCTCCATAGGTACCAAGGGCCCACATGGGGCTGGGTCGGGGCCTCTGGGCCTGAACCCCTGCCTGAGTCTCTGTTCCTCCCTGTCCCCCCCCACCGCTCCCCACCTGCACTCCCAGTCAGCACTGCCCCCCAGGAGGTCTTGGTAAGTTGGGGGGCCCCTCTCTCCCATGCCTCCTCTCCCATCTGAGCCAACTGGAGGCCATCTCTGGAGCCACAGTGGCTCCACCCCCCACCTTCACGCACTCCCACGGTGGTAATCCCGAAAGGCTGGGTGGCTGGGCTGACGGTAATTCCCGGGGGGGGTCAAGTGCCCCAAACTGCTCTTGGTGAAAGGATGCTGTCTTCCCCGAATGGCCACTTCCGCCTGCCTTAGCTTGGGCTGAGAGGGGACAGAGAGCACCCTGAGGCGGGCCGGCCAGGTCTTCCCACTCCTAATGGAGCTGTGGGGAGTGGGGCCACAGGCGGGGAGGCAGGGAGAGTAGTGAGTAGCTGGTGCCAAGGGGCGCTGGCGCCACATTCTGGTGTCCATGGGAGCCCTGGGGCCCGGAGAGGCCTCTTCCCTGGCGGCTGTGCAGGGAAACCTCCACTTCATGCTGACTGGGGCGGGCGACAGGAACCCTGGGGTGACCCTGGCTCTGACAGCAGACCGGTAAGCTGTCCAAAAACAAGAGGAAGAAGATGAGGCGCAAACGGAAACAGCAGAAGCGGCTGCTGGAGGAGCGGCTGCGGGACCTGCAGAGGCTGGAGGCCATGGaggctgccacccaggctgagggTGAGGGGCCACAGAGGGTGATGGGCCGTGGAGCGCAGCAAAGGCTGCAAGACATCTGCTCAGCAGCTGCCTCCACCCCGTCTCCCCAGACTCTGGCTTGAGACTAGACGGGGGCAGCggctccacatcctcttcaggcTGTCACCCCGGGGGCGCCAGAGCAGgtccctccccagcctc
It encodes:
- the SRPK3 gene encoding SRSF protein kinase 3 isoform 1 (isoform 1 is encoded by transcript variant 1), producing MSASTGGGGDSGGSGGSSSSSQASCGPESSGSELALATPVPQMLQGLLGSDDEEQEDPKDYCKGGYHPVKIGDVFNGRYHVVRKLGWGHFSTVWLCWDIQRKRFVALKVVKSAGHYTETAVDEIKLLKCVRDSDPSDPKRETIVQLIDDFRISGVNGVHVCMVLEVLGHQLLKWIIKSNYQGLPVPCVKSIVRQVLHGLDYLHTKCKIIHTDIKPENILLCVGDAYIRRLAAEATEWQQAGAPPPSRSIVSTAPQEVLQTGKLSKNKRKKMRRKRKQQKRLLEERLRDLQRLEAMEAATQAEDSGLRLDGGSGSTSSSGCHPGGARAGPSPASSSPAPGGGRSLSAGSQTSGFSGSLFSPASCSILSGSSNQRETGGLLSPSTPFGASNLLVNPLEPQNADKIKIKIADLGNACWVHKHFTEDIQTRQYRAVEVLIGAEYGPPADIWSTACMAFELATGDYLFEPHSGEDYSRDEDHIAHIVELLGDIPPAFALSGRYSREFFNRRGELRHIHNLKHWGLYEVLMEKYEWPLEQATQFSAFLLPMMEYIPEKRASAADCLQHPWLNP
- the SRPK3 gene encoding SRSF protein kinase 3 isoform 2 (isoform 2 is encoded by transcript variant 2), producing the protein MSASTGGGGDSGGSGGSSSSSQASCGPESSGSELALATPVPQMLQGLLGSDDEEQEDPKDYCKGGYHPVKIGDVFNGRYHVVRKLGWGHFSTVWLCWDIQRKRFVALKVVKSAGHYTETAVDEIKLLKCVRDSDPSDPKRETIVQLIDDFRISGVNGVHVCMVLEVLGHQLLKWIIKSNYQGLPVPCVKSIVRQVLHGLDYLHTKCKIIHTDIKPENILLCVGDAYIRRLAAEATEWQQAGAPPPSRSIVSTAPQEVLTGKLSKNKRKKMRRKRKQQKRLLEERLRDLQRLEAMEAATQAEDSGLRLDGGSGSTSSSGCHPGGARAGPSPASSSPAPGGGRSLSAGSQTSGFSGSLFSPASCSILSGSSNQRETGGLLSPSTPFGASNLLVNPLEPQNADKIKIKIADLGNACWVHKHFTEDIQTRQYRAVEVLIGAEYGPPADIWSTACMAFELATGDYLFEPHSGEDYSRDEDHIAHIVELLGDIPPAFALSGRYSREFFNRRGELRHIHNLKHWGLYEVLMEKYEWPLEQATQFSAFLLPMMEYIPEKRASAADCLQHPWLNP
- the SRPK3 gene encoding SRSF protein kinase 3 isoform 3 (isoform 3 is encoded by transcript variant 3) gives rise to the protein MSASTGGGGDSGGSGGSSSSSQASCGPESSGSELALATPVPQMLQGLLGSDDEEQEDPKDYCKGGYHPVKIGDVFNGRYHVVRKLGWGHFSTVWLCWDIQRKRFVALKVVKSAGHYTETAVDEIKLLKCVRDSDPSDPKRETIVQLIDDFRISGVNGVHVCMVLEVLGHQLLKWIIKSNYQGLPVPCVKSIVRQVLHGLDYLHTKCKIIHTDIKPENILLCVGDAYIRRLAAEATEWQQAGAPPPSRSIVSTAPQEVLTGKLSKNKRKKMRRKRKQQKRLLEERLRDLQRLEAMEAATQAEDSGLRLDGGSGSTSSSGFSGSLFSPASCSILSGSSNQRETGGLLSPSTPFGASNLLVNPLEPQNADKIKIKIADLGNACWVHKHFTEDIQTRQYRAVEVLIGAEYGPPADIWSTACMAFELATGDYLFEPHSGEDYSRDEDHIAHIVELLGDIPPAFALSGRYSREFFNRRGELRHIHNLKHWGLYEVLMEKYEWPLEQATQFSAFLLPMMEYIPEKRASAADCLQHPWLNP